The DNA sequence TTCACTCTTTTCAAGTTCACGGACTACTTTTTTGAGATCTCTTCTCAATTTAATGATAGTTGGAAGTTGTATCATCATGGATAATAAAAACCCAAAAATAAGTCCGAAGAGCAAAACATAAACCACTGGAACATCCTTCATTTCCCAATGGATAAATTTGATGTTCAGCAGCAATTGGTTCTGGACAGTAAAAATGACCAGCAGCACCGTGAGAATTAAAAACGTAATAACTTTCCAGGACATGGGATTTGTATTATCTGCTACAAAAGTAACTAAAAGCCTGATAGAGAACAAATGAGTTCGGCTTTGGTTTTACTGGTTTTTATAGGAGCAATATTTTATAAACGAAAAAGGATAACTTTTGAGGTTATCCTTTTTTACGTTATAGGTTTGATTTCTAATGAACAAACGAGAACAAACGGCTCCAGCGAATTTTGTTGTAGAACGGTTGATCTTTGTCCAACGAAAGCCAGATGAATACTGCTTTCCCAACAATGTGGTCTTCAGGAACAAAACCCCAATAGCGCGAGTCAGCCGAATTGTTGCGGTTGTCGCCCATCATCCAGTAATAATCCATTTTGAAGGTATAGCTGTCGGCAACCGAGCCGTTAATGTAAATGGTACTGTCTTTTACTATGAGGTCGTTTTCTTCGTATAAGTCGATAATGCGCTCATACAATGGCAGGTTGTCCAAGGTGAGTTTCACCGTTTGACCTTTTTTCGGAATTTCGAGCGGCCCGAAATTATCCACATTCCAAGGGTACTTATTGCTGAATGGGAAAATGTTCTGATCCCAGTTTCCGGCAGGTACCACTGTTGGTTGAAGCGATTTTACATTTTTCAAGGCCTTCAGCTTCTGTTCGTTTTCAAGCGTTAATGGAAACAGATATTGCGTATTTGATATCACATGACGATCATCTTCAGCAATATTCATTTGCTCCAACATCCGTTTGTTCAAACCGGTTCCGTCGGTGGTTACAATGCTTTCGCGCTGCATTCCGGGGAAATGAGTCTGCTCTTTACCATTTACATAAAGTTGTCCGCCTTTCAGCTCAATCACATCACCGGCAATACCCACGCACCGTTTGATGTAATTTTCGCGTTTATCAACCGGACGGGCAATGATTTCGCCAAATGTTTCCTTTTCGTCCCAAACACGTTTCCGGCCATAATTGCGAACCAACGAATAATAGCTTTGGTTCTGAACATTCACGGCGACGGTATCACCTTCGGGAAAATTGAAAACCACCACATCGTTGTTTTTTACTTTTCCAAAACCAGCAATTCGTTTGTACGGATTTTTGATCCACTCGACGTACGATTTCTGGGTTTTCGAGAAAGGCATGGTGTGATGCACAAACGGGAATGAAAGCGGTGTATTTGGAAGTTTTGGACCGTATGAGGTTTTGCTTACAAACAGGTAATCGCCAATCAGCATCGATTTTTCCATCGAGGAAGTTGGAATGGTGTAGGCTTCGATGAAAAACATACGGATGAAGGTGGCCGCAATTACCGCAAAGATAATGGCATCAACCCATTCAACTACTTTTGTTTGTTTTCCGTCGGGAGTATTTTTCTTTTTCCAGAAAGCCCAGTGTACTTTTTTCGAAATGTAAATATCGAAAATTACGGCAAGGCCGATCAGCCACAAATAGCTTTCGATCCAGATTACCCATAGCAAGTATATAAATCCAACAAGGGCAAACTTGAACCATTTGTTTGAAAGTAATTCCTTCATTTTTATAGTATTTTAAAGATTTAGCAAATCATTCATCGACAAAATTCCTTTTTTGCCGAAACTGTATTCGGCAGCTAAAACAGCTCCGAAAGCAAGTCCTTTTCGGTTTTTTGCACAATGGGTTATTTCAATGTAATCAACTTCCGAATCGTAATTGATGATGTGTGTGCCGGGAACCTGACCTTCGCGTTCCGAAATAATACCAATTTCGTCGGCAAGCCCAGTGGTATGATTAACCCATGATTTTTTAGTTGAAATATTTTCGATAATTCCTTCGGCAAGAGTTATGGCAGTGCCGCTAGGCGCATCCAGCTTTTGGGTATGATGAATTTCCGTCATTTCAACCGAATATTCAGGGTGGTTAGCCATTAGTTCTGCTAGTTTTTTATTTAGTGCAAAAAAGATATTCACTCCCAGACTGAAATTCGAAGTATAGAAGAAAGTCCCATTCAAATCCTTACACAATTGATACACTTCTGCCTGTTTTTCAAGCCAACCGGTCGTTCCACTAACTACCGGAATTCCAGCTTCGAAACATAACTTGTAATTGGCTGTGGCCGAAGCAGGCGTGGTGAATTCAATCGCAACATCTGCTTTTTTCAGATTGGTCAAATTCAAATCTTCTGGGTTGGTAATATCAATTTTCAATACTATTTCGTGTCCGCGGTTAAGAGCTATTTTTTCGATCTCTTTCCCCATCTTTCCGTAACCGATTAATGCAATCTTCATTCTTAGTAGTTCTAATTTTGGGTCAACAAAGATATAAAATCAAGGCTAATATAGTGATACATGGAAAAGGAATCTGATTTTTTCGATAAACGTGCTTCCTGTTCCGGTAAACACTACTGTTTGGCTTTTATTCACTTGTTTGATAGCGCTTCAAAATTCCATCTTTTTAGGTCTCTGGTGTTATTTTCTGATTACATTCGTGATTGAAAATGAAACTGAATGACATCTTATGTTAAAACTTGTTGCAACTGATTTGGACGGAACTTTTTTGAAGAACGACAAGTCAATTTCCAAAGAGAATATTGATATGCTTCACTCTTTAGGTAAAAATGGTATTGTGCGGGTAATTGCCACTGGTCGAAACCTTAAAAAGACCATTGAGGTTATTCCTTCGGAAATTCCATTCGATTACATCGTTTTTTCTTCCGGGGCCGGAGTGTATGATTCAAAAAACAGTAAGCTGCTGTATCATAAAAATCTGAGTAAAGTAGTTGTCCAGCAGTTGGTTGATTTTTTGGTTGAAAACGATCTCAATTTTCACCTTTTTAAGCCTGTTCCGGAGAACCATAACTGTTGGTATCATCGCGGAAGTGTTACATGTTCCGAATTTGAGAGCTATTTTGAATATCTCCGGTCGCATTCAGAACCATTACCGCACAACAAGCTAATCAATTCAGAAGCTTGTCAGTTTCTGGTTGTTTTCCCGAACAATTTAGAGCGTTTCTTGTCTCTTAAAAGTGCTATTGAGAATCAATTTCAGGAGGTGAAAGTGGTTCGTACAAGCTCGCCATTGGAAACCGGGTACATTTGGATGGAAATTTTTCATCAGTCGGTCTCGAAAGGGAATGGGGTTAAATTTGTTTGTGATGTTTTAAATATTGAACATGAATTTACATTAGGTATCGGCAACGATTTCAACGATTTAGACTTACTGGAGTTTACCAATTATTCATACATCGTTGAAAACGGACCTGATGAAATGAAAAATCGCTTTTTGTTGGCCAGTTCGAACGAAGAAAATGCTTTTGCAAGAGCCATCGAAAAACACTTATAAGAAACAGAAAACAGTTTAGAAACAGTAAAACACATTAAAAATGAGAAAAACACTCACCGTAATTTGGATACTGGCAGCAACGCTTTGCTTTGGTCAGCCTCAAATCAAACTGAGCGATCCATTACCAACCGACCCCAAAGTAACCAAAGGAGTTTTAGCAAACGGAATGACCTATTATGTGAGAGCCAACAGTACGCCGAAAAACCGGGCCGATCTTTACCTGGTTGTGAGGGCCGGGTCTGTTGAAGAAGACGATAATCAAATGGGATTGGCTCACTTTGCAGAACATTTGGCATTTAACGGAACTAAAAATTTTCCGAAGCATGAACTGATCAATTACCTGGAATCAATCGGAATGGAATTTGGTCCCGAAATCAATGCTTATACCAGCTTCGATGAAACTGTTTACATGATTAAAGTTCCGCTCGACAGTACAACGTTCATGAATAAAGGATTGCAGGTGCTTTACGATTGGGCCAGTCAGGTGACCGATGCTGACGATGAAATTGAGAAGGAGCGTGGAGTTATTCACGAGGAGTGGCGTGGTGGACGTGATGCCGATGAACGCATGATGCAAAAATGGCTTCCGGTTTTCCTGCACGATTCGAAATATGCTGATCGGCTTCCGATTGGTAAAATGGAAATTGTCGATCATTTCGCACCGGAACTGTTGCGTAAGTTCCGAAAAGATTGGTATCGTCCCGATTTGGAAGCTGTTGTCGTTGTCGGCGATTTCGATCAGCAGGTCATGGTGAAGCAAATTACCGAAATGTTCTCAAAAATTCCGGCAGTCAAAAATCCAAGAAAGAAAAATGAGTATGATGTCCCCAATCACAAGGAAACTTTGGTTTCGGTAGTTACTGACAAGGAAGCGCAATATGCCGTTGCACAGATTTTTTACAAACATCCACTTGAGAAATCGAAAACCGTAGGCGATTATCGTAAAGGAATTGTTGAAGGTTTATACAATGCAATGATTAATGATCGTTTAGCAGAATTAACACAGAATGAAAATCCACCTTTTCTGATGGCCAATTCGGGTTACGGAGCGCTTTTTGGTCCCAAAAGTGTGTACAATTCAGTAGCTGTTTGTCAAAATGGGAAGATTGAAGTAGGAATTAAGACGGTGCTTACAGAGAATGAACGGGTGTTGAAGTTTGGGTTTACGCAGAGTGAACTCGATCGGCAGAAGGCTGCTATGATGACATCGATGGAGAATGCTTTCAATGAGCGGGAAAAACAAAAATCGGAAGCCTATGCCGAAGAATATAAACGGAATTTCCTGACTACAGAAGAACCTTTTCCAGGCATTGAAAATGAATACAAGTATTATCAGGCGTTTATTCCTGAAATTAAGCTGGAAGAAGTAAATGCTCTGGCTGCAAAATGGATTACCAAAGAAAACCGGGTGGTCATTTTAACAGCTCCTGAAATTGAGGGTGTTTCAGTACCAACTGAAGCCGACATCAGGAAATACCTCAATGAAGTTGAACAGACACCGATTAAACCGTATGTTGATAATGTTACTGATAAACCGCTTATTCCGAAAGAACCAACTGCCGGTTCAATTGCGTCAATCCGGAAAATTGATCAGGTTGATGCTGAAGAATGGACGCTTTCGAACGGCGCAAAAGTGATCGTAAAATCAACCGATTTTAAAGATGACGAAATCCTTTTCTCGGCATACAGTTTGGGCGGAAGTTCGCTTTACGGGCAGAAAGATGATGTTTCGGCAGAAATGGCTCCATCAATTCTTGCTTTGAGTGGCTTGGGCGATTTCGATAAAGTGTCTCTGGATAAACTCCTTTCAGGAAAAGCGGTTGCAATAAATCCATATATCAGCGATTTGCGCGAAGGTTTTGGCGGCGGTTCTTCGGTTAAAGATGCTGAAACATTGTTCCAATTAATTTGCATGTATTTTGTTGGTCAGCGCACCGACCAGTCGGCCTTTAATTCGTTTATGTCGCGAACTGCAGGGGCTTTAGAGAATAAAAAAACATCTCCGGAAGCAGCATTTCAGGATACTTTACAGGTAGTTTCGGCCAATTACAGTCCTCGCAAACGACCGATGACCGCGGAAATACTGAAAGAAGCAGATTTATCCAGAATAACCGAAATCAATCATGAGCGTTTCAGTGATGCCAGTGACTTTAAGTTCTTTTTCGTCGGAAAGATTGATAAGGAAGCATTAAAACAACTGGTTGTGAAATATCTGGCCTCGATTCCATCGACTCATAAAAATGAAAATTGGAAGGATGATGGGATTAAAGAACCTTCAGGAATCGTTGAGAAAACTGTTTATAAAGGTCAGGATGCCAAAAGCATGCAATACCTGGTTTTTCATGGTAATTATGAATACAGCCGAAGAAATAATTTGTTGATTAACGCTTTGAGTAAAATTTTGACAACCCGTTTGCTGGAAGTCATTCGCGAGGATAAAAGCAGCGTTTATTACATTGATGCCAATCCATCGGTAGAGAGATTTCCTGAAGCAAAATACAGCATGGCCATCAATTATGGCGCTGACCCTGCAAAATTAGCCGAATTGAAAGAAGCCGTTTTTGCCCAGATCAAAGATATTGCCACCAACGGACCATCGGCAATTGATTTACAAAAAGCCAAAGAAAAACTGCTCAGGGAGCGCGAGACAAACCTGCGCGAAAACAAATATTGGCTGAGTGTTTTGAGCACTACATGGTTTAATAGTGATGCCGATTTTAGCCAGTTTGGAGATTACGAAAACATTGTAAATTCATTTACGGTTGAGGATATAAAAGCTGCGGCAAACAAATGGTTTGATTTTAAGAATTATTACGGAGTTGCCTTAAAACCTGAAGCTGCGAAGTAGAAAAAATAGAGCACATTATTGAAAAGCCGTTTCTGTCTTGGAACGGCTTTTCTATTTTTTACCGAAGAGTTTTTCAGCAGCAAGCAATTGTTCCGGTTTTCCCAAATCCATCCAAAGGTCCGACTCATCTACAAAAGCTTTGATGGACTGATTTTTGGCCAGTCGTAAATAAAGATCCATGATCGGGAATTTCCCAACTTCGGTTATTAATTCCAAAAATTCAGGCTGAATGATATGAATTCCACTAAATGCGAGTGGTTGAGCGTTGGCAAATGATTCGGCGCGGCTAATAATTGTTTCGCCATTGCTGAAGTTTTTCCAACCTGCCAATTGCAGATTTTGGTCAAACATCAGGTAGCGGCTGGTTTCTCGCTGTCTGACAACCAAAGTTGTCAATGCGTTTTGTTCCTGATGGTATTTCAGAAGGGTATTCAGATCCAGATTGCTGATCACGTCTACATTGTAGATCAGGATTGGTTCGTTGCCTTTCAGGAAAGTGCCAGCCTTTTTTAATCCACCACCTGTATCCAAAAGCTGATCGCGTTCATCCGAAATGTGCATGTCAATTCCGAATGAATTATTTTCTTTCACGAAAGAAATGACTTGTTCTGCAAAATGAAAAACGTTAATGGTTATGTCCGAAATTCCGAATTGTTTCAAATGTTCGATGGCATGTTGAAGAAGTGGTTTCCCGGCAACACTAACCAGTGCTTTGGGTTTATCCTGAGTGTGCTCTTTTAATCTTGTTCCGAGTCCTGCTGCAAAAAGGAGTGCTTTCACTGTGGCTTATTTGAATTCCTTCAAAAATAAACATATTGATTGGTCATTTAGGATTCTTGACACTGAATTTTTTCAAAGAAGTAAAATATGAAGGTTAAACCATTTGCTTGAAATATAGTCTATGAAGCTGAAACAGATTTAATCACTTTAAAATAAAATCATGAAAAAGTTAGGCGTATTATTTATGATTCTTTTGTTTGCCTCGGGAATTACTTATGCACAAAGAGGAAGTGATGAACGACCATCGAAAACAATGGAACAGGGTAGAAGCGGGGCCCAGCCTCAAATGAATCCGGAGGAAATGCTTAAAAGACAAACTCAACGTTTGGTCGATGAGCTTAAACTAAACAAAGATCAGGAAGCGAAGGTTACGGCTATTAATAAGAAGTACATGGGAAAACAGTCTTTTGACTTCTCAAAGATGCGTGATGCCAGTGATGATGAGCGTGCCAAAATGCGCGAAGAGATGCAGAAAATTCAGGCAGAAAAAAACAAAGAAATTAAAGCGCTATTAACCCCTGAGCAAGTAAAAATTTTCGATGAAAATCAGAAGAAGCGCGAAGAAATGAGAAAAAATGGACAAGGCCGAATGGGTGGATTTGGCGGTCCTCAATAAATAGTTTTTGTTGGTTAAAAGAGGAAAGGGGCATTTTGCCCCTTTTTTATTTTAGATCATTTCTTAATGCCAGCATCTTAATGGCTGTAACTGCTGCTTCATCACCTTTATTCCCAAGTTTGCCTCCTGCACGGTCGAGTGCTTGTTGTTGGTTGTCGGTGGTGAGAACTCCAAAAATAAAAGGCTTGTTGTATTTCATGTTCAGGCTGGTGATTCCCTGAGTAACTCCCTGACAAATAAAGTCGAAATGGCGGGTTTCTCCCTGAATGACGCATCCCAAAACGATTATAGCATCAACACCTGCATATTCGGCCAGATATTGGGCTCCAAGAGTCAGCTCGAAAGTCCCCGGAACGTGTTTTATGATGATGTTTTCATCTTTAGCTCCATGTCTTTTCAACGTATCAGCAGCGCCTTGGGCCAATGCACCTGTGATTTCGTAATTCCATTCTGCAACTACAATCCCAAACTTCATTGATGCGGCTGATGGAACTGTTGTTAAATCGTATTCTGATAAATTTTTTGTTGCCATTCTTCTGATTTTAAATTGGTCAAAAATAAAAAATCCCCTGCAATGAGGGGACCTTTTCATATTATTATAAGTTGTAGTTTGTCACTACATTTTAGCCTTAACTCTTGCAATGTATTTATCAATGCTTCTTCCTTCATTACTTTCAGGAAATTTTTGTTTGATCGTTTCGTAGATTTTCAAAGCTTCATCTTGTTTGCTTGAACTTTCCAGTAGCTCACCTGCTTTTAACATGTAAATAGGCGCTGTTAGTTCATTGTCATTCATTTTATAAGCTTCGGTGTATAAATCGAGCGCTTTGTCTGTTTTTCCAAGTTCAAGTTGAGCATCACCCTGAGCTCCAACTGAAATAGGACCTAGCAGAGCATCGTCGGTATCGAACTTTTTAAGGTAGTCAATTGCTTTGTCGAACTGACCCATGTTTAAATAAGAAACCCCGGCATAATAGTATGAAAGTTTACCAGCTTTTGTCGATCCAAAATCGTCAATGATATCTAAAAATCCCGGATTGTTACCGTCGCCATTCAGAGCCAGATTAAAAGAGTCTTTTTCAAAATAATTCTGAGCCATAAACATCTGTTCCTGGGCTTCTTTTGTCCGTGGTTCAAGGTAAAACTTGTTTAAACCAAGATAACCAACAGCTACAACTACAATTGCACCGACTACGATACCAATTAATTTGGAATTTGATTCAAGAAATTGCTCTGTTTTGGTTAATGCACTTTCTACTTCGGTTAGGTTATCCACCTGAGTGTTTTTTTTGTCTTTTGCCATCTTTTAAAGTATAGTTCGAAAATCGAGAGGCAAAAATATATTATTTTCAAAAATAAACGACAGATTTCAGAGATAAAAATGAATATTAATCAACACATTGATGTTATTATCCTGAATGGCGATTTTTTTATCCGGTTTCACCGCCGGAATTTGTAGTTTTGTTGAATTAAACAGGCTTTAAAATGTATATTCAAGAATTGTCGGTTGTTAATTTCAAGAACTTTGAACATGCTGAATTTAAGTTTTCTGACAGCTTAAATTGTTTCATAGGCAATAATGGTGCAGGCAAAACGAACCTGATGGACGCTATTTATTACCTTTCGTTTTGTAAAAGTTTCCTGAATTCAGTCGATGGTCAAAATATCAGGTTCGATCAGGAATTTTTTATGATTCAGGGAAAATACACCCGGCTCGAATCGGATGAAGTTATTTATTGCGGCCTGAAAAGAAATCAAAAGAAAATAGTCAAGCGGAATCAGAAGGATTACAAAAAGTTGTCGGAGCATATAGGTCTGATTCCGTTAATTATTGTTACTCCATCAGACACTAACCTGATTTCAGGGGGCAGTGATGAACGCCGCCGGTTTGTTGATGCGGTTATTTCGCAGTACGATGCTGTTTACCTTGAAAATTTGATTCGGTATAACCGGGCTTTACAGCAACGGAATAACCTTCTTAAACAGTTTGCCGGAAGAAATAACTTTCAGTTGGAGTCGCTGGAGGTTTGGGATGATCAGCTCGTAAAATACGGACAGCAGATTCACGAGGTTCGTAAGGTTTTCATTGAGAATTTGCAGCCCATTTTCCAGAATTACTATGAACTGATTTCAGGCGGAAGAGAAATTGTGGGCTTGAAGCATCAGTCTGACTTAACCAACAATAGTTTTGAACAGTTACTGAAAGATTCTATTGGGAAGGATCGCATGCTTCAATACACAACAACTGGTATTCATAAAGAAGATTTTGAGTTCGAATTAGCTGGTTATCCGATTCGGAAATTTGGCTCGCAAGGCCAGAAAAAGACTTACCTTGTGGCCCTCAAATTGGCTCAGTTCGATTTTATGAAAGCCATTTCGGGATTGACTCCGATTTTATTGTTGGATGATATTTTCGATAAACTGGACAAGAATCGTGTGGAACAGATCGTGAAACTGGTTGCCGACGATCATTTTGGACAGATTTTTATTACCGACACCAATCGGGAACACCTCGACCAGATTATTGCTGGTTTGGAAACTGAATCACGGATTTTTACCATCAGTGATGGAAATGTTATTAATTTGACTCAATGAGAAAAAGTAATGCTCAAAGTATAAGTAGTGTGCTGAAAAGCTATGTTCAGGAAAATAATCTCGAACGTAAACTGAATGAACTGGACCTGATTAAATCGTGGGAATCGGTAATGGGAAAAACGGTATCGCGCTATACAGGGAATTTGTACATTCAAAACAGCACCCTGTTTGTTGAAACAACTTCGCCAATTGTTCGCAACGAATTGTTAATGATGAAGGAAGAAATACGTGTTCGTCTGAATGAAGTGGTTGGTGAAGAGTTGATTAAGGCTATCATATTTAGGTAAGATGCGTAGGAGGCTGTATCAAAAGTGATTATGTTTTTTCAAAAACTTACAATTTGAAAGTACCGACACTGTTAAAACCCCTAAATCCCCTGAAGGGGACTTCAAAGCCGCCCCTTCAGGGGAGGTTTGGAGGGGTGAAATGAAGTTGAACTTACAATTTGAAAGTTGAATTTGTGAAATTTTGACTTTTGATACAACCTCCTACAGGTATTTCTGCTATTCAGGATCCTGACAAATTAAATATCACCCTTGCTCTTACCATTAAGCCGGCTTCCGATGGAAGTTCCCGGATTGCTTCCGGATTTGTAAGTTGGTTTTGTGTGGCATAAAATACCGGTCCACCTGAAAGGGCAAATGACAGTCTTGATTTTTTTGGTGACAAACTTAGCGAAGGGCCAATCAGCATTTTAGCTCCACCTTCGGCTTCCTCTTTATCCCAAAAGCCTTCCAGATCTTCGCCTACAGCTTCCAATCCGCCATAAAAATTTTCGGATAAGCGATAATGAATTCCCAAGCTGGTTATAACATCGATTTTATCACGTTTTGAGGCTAACGCTTTTTCAAGAAGTAGGTTGCCGCTAAATTTCCATTGTGGCATTTCGTATGAAAATGTAATTCTGCTTAGTAACGATTTTACATCGCTATAATCCCTTCTGACTCCTAACCCGGCTCCAACTCTCAATCCAAGAACTTTTTTGCCTCCCAGAATGTCGCGAATAACCTCTATTTGCTGAGCGCTTGCAATATTCTTTTCAAGAGGAAAACCCAAAGAGGCATTGGCGATAAAAGTAAAGCGCTTTCCCAGGTACCCTTTTACAGCAAATTGCTGGTTTATTCCATCATATCCGAATGGGCCAGAAACTCTTTCACCATAACCCCCTGAATAATCAAGACTCCATTTTAAATCCTCTGGAGTTAATGTGCTGATTGAAAACAAGAAAGGTTCAGGAGTCCGTTTTATTGTAAAGTTGTCACTTTCACTTAGATTCTGAGCCATTGTTGAGGTTCCAATAATGCCAGCTATAAGAAAGGTTAAAAGTCTTTTATTCATAATTTTCAAATTTTTAAACATGCCAATCTGGTCA is a window from the Aquipluma nitroreducens genome containing:
- a CDS encoding LapA family protein — encoded protein: MSWKVITFLILTVLLVIFTVQNQLLLNIKFIHWEMKDVPVVYVLLFGLIFGFLLSMMIQLPTIIKLRRDLKKVVRELEKSEEIVADKDEVVDSEGVSMGSDYKGGFFNE
- the lepB gene encoding signal peptidase I; amino-acid sequence: MKELLSNKWFKFALVGFIYLLWVIWIESYLWLIGLAVIFDIYISKKVHWAFWKKKNTPDGKQTKVVEWVDAIIFAVIAATFIRMFFIEAYTIPTSSMEKSMLIGDYLFVSKTSYGPKLPNTPLSFPFVHHTMPFSKTQKSYVEWIKNPYKRIAGFGKVKNNDVVVFNFPEGDTVAVNVQNQSYYSLVRNYGRKRVWDEKETFGEIIARPVDKRENYIKRCVGIAGDVIELKGGQLYVNGKEQTHFPGMQRESIVTTDGTGLNKRMLEQMNIAEDDRHVISNTQYLFPLTLENEQKLKALKNVKSLQPTVVPAGNWDQNIFPFSNKYPWNVDNFGPLEIPKKGQTVKLTLDNLPLYERIIDLYEENDLIVKDSTIYINGSVADSYTFKMDYYWMMGDNRNNSADSRYWGFVPEDHIVGKAVFIWLSLDKDQPFYNKIRWSRLFSFVH
- a CDS encoding nucleotidyltransferase family protein; protein product: MKALLFAAGLGTRLKEHTQDKPKALVSVAGKPLLQHAIEHLKQFGISDITINVFHFAEQVISFVKENNSFGIDMHISDERDQLLDTGGGLKKAGTFLKGNEPILIYNVDVISNLDLNTLLKYHQEQNALTTLVVRQRETSRYLMFDQNLQLAGWKNFSNGETIISRAESFANAQPLAFSGIHIIQPEFLELITEVGKFPIMDLYLRLAKNQSIKAFVDESDLWMDLGKPEQLLAAEKLFGKK
- the ribH gene encoding 6,7-dimethyl-8-ribityllumazine synthase, producing the protein MATKNLSEYDLTTVPSAASMKFGIVVAEWNYEITGALAQGAADTLKRHGAKDENIIIKHVPGTFELTLGAQYLAEYAGVDAIIVLGCVIQGETRHFDFICQGVTQGITSLNMKYNKPFIFGVLTTDNQQQALDRAGGKLGNKGDEAAVTAIKMLALRNDLK
- the dapB gene encoding 4-hydroxy-tetrahydrodipicolinate reductase, translating into MKIALIGYGKMGKEIEKIALNRGHEIVLKIDITNPEDLNLTNLKKADVAIEFTTPASATANYKLCFEAGIPVVSGTTGWLEKQAEVYQLCKDLNGTFFYTSNFSLGVNIFFALNKKLAELMANHPEYSVEMTEIHHTQKLDAPSGTAITLAEGIIENISTKKSWVNHTTGLADEIGIISEREGQVPGTHIINYDSEVDYIEITHCAKNRKGLAFGAVLAAEYSFGKKGILSMNDLLNL
- a CDS encoding HAD hydrolase family protein, which produces MLKLVATDLDGTFLKNDKSISKENIDMLHSLGKNGIVRVIATGRNLKKTIEVIPSEIPFDYIVFSSGAGVYDSKNSKLLYHKNLSKVVVQQLVDFLVENDLNFHLFKPVPENHNCWYHRGSVTCSEFESYFEYLRSHSEPLPHNKLINSEACQFLVVFPNNLERFLSLKSAIENQFQEVKVVRTSSPLETGYIWMEIFHQSVSKGNGVKFVCDVLNIEHEFTLGIGNDFNDLDLLEFTNYSYIVENGPDEMKNRFLLASSNEENAFARAIEKHL
- a CDS encoding DUF721 domain-containing protein, producing the protein MRKSNAQSISSVLKSYVQENNLERKLNELDLIKSWESVMGKTVSRYTGNLYIQNSTLFVETTSPIVRNELLMMKEEIRVRLNEVVGEELIKAIIFR
- a CDS encoding tetratricopeptide repeat protein; this encodes MAKDKKNTQVDNLTEVESALTKTEQFLESNSKLIGIVVGAIVVVAVGYLGLNKFYLEPRTKEAQEQMFMAQNYFEKDSFNLALNGDGNNPGFLDIIDDFGSTKAGKLSYYYAGVSYLNMGQFDKAIDYLKKFDTDDALLGPISVGAQGDAQLELGKTDKALDLYTEAYKMNDNELTAPIYMLKAGELLESSSKQDEALKIYETIKQKFPESNEGRSIDKYIARVKAKM
- a CDS encoding M16 family metallopeptidase; its protein translation is MRKTLTVIWILAATLCFGQPQIKLSDPLPTDPKVTKGVLANGMTYYVRANSTPKNRADLYLVVRAGSVEEDDNQMGLAHFAEHLAFNGTKNFPKHELINYLESIGMEFGPEINAYTSFDETVYMIKVPLDSTTFMNKGLQVLYDWASQVTDADDEIEKERGVIHEEWRGGRDADERMMQKWLPVFLHDSKYADRLPIGKMEIVDHFAPELLRKFRKDWYRPDLEAVVVVGDFDQQVMVKQITEMFSKIPAVKNPRKKNEYDVPNHKETLVSVVTDKEAQYAVAQIFYKHPLEKSKTVGDYRKGIVEGLYNAMINDRLAELTQNENPPFLMANSGYGALFGPKSVYNSVAVCQNGKIEVGIKTVLTENERVLKFGFTQSELDRQKAAMMTSMENAFNEREKQKSEAYAEEYKRNFLTTEEPFPGIENEYKYYQAFIPEIKLEEVNALAAKWITKENRVVILTAPEIEGVSVPTEADIRKYLNEVEQTPIKPYVDNVTDKPLIPKEPTAGSIASIRKIDQVDAEEWTLSNGAKVIVKSTDFKDDEILFSAYSLGGSSLYGQKDDVSAEMAPSILALSGLGDFDKVSLDKLLSGKAVAINPYISDLREGFGGGSSVKDAETLFQLICMYFVGQRTDQSAFNSFMSRTAGALENKKTSPEAAFQDTLQVVSANYSPRKRPMTAEILKEADLSRITEINHERFSDASDFKFFFVGKIDKEALKQLVVKYLASIPSTHKNENWKDDGIKEPSGIVEKTVYKGQDAKSMQYLVFHGNYEYSRRNNLLINALSKILTTRLLEVIREDKSSVYYIDANPSVERFPEAKYSMAINYGADPAKLAELKEAVFAQIKDIATNGPSAIDLQKAKEKLLRERETNLRENKYWLSVLSTTWFNSDADFSQFGDYENIVNSFTVEDIKAAANKWFDFKNYYGVALKPEAAK
- the recF gene encoding DNA replication/repair protein RecF (All proteins in this family for which functions are known are DNA-binding proteins that assist the filamentation of RecA onto DNA for the initiation of recombination or recombinational repair.) — translated: MYIQELSVVNFKNFEHAEFKFSDSLNCFIGNNGAGKTNLMDAIYYLSFCKSFLNSVDGQNIRFDQEFFMIQGKYTRLESDEVIYCGLKRNQKKIVKRNQKDYKKLSEHIGLIPLIIVTPSDTNLISGGSDERRRFVDAVISQYDAVYLENLIRYNRALQQRNNLLKQFAGRNNFQLESLEVWDDQLVKYGQQIHEVRKVFIENLQPIFQNYYELISGGREIVGLKHQSDLTNNSFEQLLKDSIGKDRMLQYTTTGIHKEDFEFELAGYPIRKFGSQGQKKTYLVALKLAQFDFMKAISGLTPILLLDDIFDKLDKNRVEQIVKLVADDHFGQIFITDTNREHLDQIIAGLETESRIFTISDGNVINLTQ